The following DNA comes from Streptomyces sp. NBC_00273.
AGGCGATCGACGGGGCGAGCGCGGCCAGGCGCTGGAAGGCGGCGATCGCCCGGGCGCGGTCCACGTTGAAGACGCCCAGCATCAGCGGGCCGACGGCGGCGACGCAGTCACCCGTGAAGAGGACGCCGTGGCGCGGAAGGTGGATCCCGATGCTGCCGTCGGTGTGGCCGGGGGCGTGGACGACGTACGCCCCGTCCCCGAAGCCCAGCGCCTCCCCGTCCTCCACCTCGTGGTCGACCCGGGTGGGCGGTGCCTCGGGGACGGTCAGAGCGTGCGCGTATAGCGGTATCTCCCAGTCCAGCAGCACCGGTTCGGGCACCGGCCGCTCGCCCCGGATCACCGGCGCGTCCAGGCGGTGCGCCAGCACCCGCGCACCCCAGCGGGCGGCGAGCTCACCCGCCGCCCCGACGTGGTCGCCATGGCAGTGCGTGAGGACGATCCGCTCCAGCCG
Coding sequences within:
- a CDS encoding MBL fold metallo-hydrolase, giving the protein MDLVEVLPNRLHMLRFPIGQAYLWQDGEALTLIDAGHAGSADRIEQAIRSLGLAPERLERIVLTHCHGDHVGAAGELAARWGARVLAHRLDAPVIRGERPVPEPVLLDWEIPLYAHALTVPEAPPTRVDHEVEDGEALGFGDGAYVVHAPGHTDGSIGIHLPRHGVLFTGDCVAAVGPLMLGVFNVDRARAIAAFQRLAALAPSIACFGHGDPLTENTAEALAKTAQEAAASG